A region of Streptomyces deccanensis DNA encodes the following proteins:
- the efeB gene encoding iron uptake transporter deferrochelatase/peroxidase subunit, translating into MADQNLVEDGSAVPTRQEDPAPGDLANGTVSRRRLLGTAGATGLALGVAGAAGGYAAGSASASSSEKVTPLSSLGAGEVMFHVKHQPGITTPLQARGHLVAFDLAAGAGRKEAAALLRRWSDTARRLMAGEPAAQDDTDIALDAGPSSLTITFGFGHSFFARTGLEKQRPESLDPLPDFSSDQLDKARSNGDLWVQIGADDALVAFHALRAIQKDAGGAARVRWQMNGFNRSPGATAHPMTARNLMGQVDGTRNPKPTESDFDERIFVPESASPSTSGDPAWMANGSYAVVRRIRMLLDDWEQLSVKEQENVIGRRKSDGAPLSGGAKATETTAMDLEKTDAQGNLLVPINAHARITRPDQNGGAAMLRRPFSFHDGIDAKGVPDAGLLFVCWQADPLRGFVTVQRKLDRGDALSKFIRHESSGLFAVPGGAAEGEYVGQRLLEG; encoded by the coding sequence ATGGCTGACCAGAACCTCGTCGAAGACGGCTCCGCCGTGCCGACGAGACAGGAAGACCCGGCCCCCGGGGACCTCGCGAACGGAACCGTCTCCCGGCGCCGTCTGCTCGGCACGGCCGGCGCGACCGGCCTCGCACTGGGTGTGGCGGGGGCCGCCGGGGGCTATGCGGCCGGTTCCGCCTCCGCGTCCTCCTCCGAGAAGGTCACCCCCCTGTCCTCCCTCGGTGCGGGGGAGGTGATGTTTCACGTGAAACATCAGCCGGGGATCACCACCCCGCTCCAGGCCCGAGGCCATCTCGTCGCCTTCGACCTGGCCGCCGGGGCGGGGCGCAAGGAGGCGGCCGCTCTGCTGCGCCGCTGGTCGGACACGGCCCGACGGCTGATGGCGGGCGAGCCCGCGGCTCAGGACGACACCGACATCGCCCTCGACGCGGGCCCCTCGTCCCTGACGATCACCTTCGGCTTCGGCCACAGCTTCTTCGCCCGTACCGGTCTGGAGAAGCAGCGCCCGGAGTCCCTGGACCCGCTGCCGGACTTCTCCTCGGACCAGCTCGACAAGGCGCGCAGCAACGGCGATCTGTGGGTGCAGATCGGGGCGGACGACGCCCTCGTCGCCTTCCACGCCCTGCGCGCGATCCAGAAGGACGCGGGCGGCGCGGCCCGAGTGCGGTGGCAGATGAACGGCTTCAACCGTTCGCCGGGTGCCACGGCCCACCCCATGACCGCCCGCAATCTGATGGGGCAGGTCGACGGCACGCGCAACCCGAAGCCGACCGAGTCCGACTTCGACGAGCGGATCTTCGTGCCCGAGTCCGCCTCACCGAGCACCTCCGGCGACCCCGCGTGGATGGCGAACGGCTCCTACGCGGTCGTGCGCCGTATCCGCATGCTGCTCGACGACTGGGAGCAGCTCTCGGTCAAGGAGCAGGAGAACGTCATCGGGCGCCGGAAGTCCGACGGCGCGCCGCTGAGCGGGGGTGCGAAGGCGACGGAGACGACCGCGATGGATCTGGAGAAGACGGACGCCCAGGGCAATCTCCTCGTCCCGATCAACGCGCACGCCCGCATCACCCGCCCCGACCAGAACGGCGGCGCGGCCATGCTCCGCCGCCCGTTCTCCTTCCACGACGGCATCGACGCGAAGGGCGTCCCTGACGCCGGTCTCCTCTTCGTCTGCTGGCAGGCCGACCCCCTGCGGGGTTTCGTCACCGTCCAACGCAAGCTCGACCGCGGCGACGCGCTGTCGAAGTTCATCCGCCACGAGTCGAGCGGCCTCTTCGCGGTGCCGGGGGGCGCGGCGGAGGGGGAGTACGTGGGGCAGCGGCTGCTGGAGGGCTGA
- the serS gene encoding serine--tRNA ligase has translation MIDLRLLREDPDRVRASQRARGEDVALVDSLLSADERRRSSGVRFDELRAEQKSLGKLIPKASADEKAELLKRAEQLKADVKAADAERDAADSETQELLLQLGNLVHPDVPVGGEEDFVTLETHGDIRDFAAEGFEPKDHLELGTILGAIDTERGAKVSGSRFYFLTGIGALLELALVNAAIAQATAAGFTPMLTPALVRPQSMAGTGFLGQAAQDVYHLDKDDLYLVGTSEVALAAYHMDEIIDADRLPLRYAGFSPCFRREAGSHGKDTRGIFRVHQFDKVEMFSYVAPEDSQAEHQRLLDWEKQWLTSLELPFRVIDVASADLGSSASRKFDCEAWIPTQGKYRELTSTSDCTEYQSRRLQIRFRDGKQVKPLATLNGTLCAVPRTIVAILENHQQADGSVRVPEILRPYLGGREVLEPVAK, from the coding sequence GTGATTGACCTTCGCCTGCTCCGTGAGGACCCCGACCGTGTGCGCGCGTCCCAGCGCGCCCGTGGAGAGGACGTCGCGCTCGTCGACTCCCTCCTGTCCGCCGACGAGCGGCGCAGGTCGTCCGGCGTCCGCTTCGACGAGCTCCGCGCCGAGCAGAAGTCGCTCGGCAAGCTGATCCCCAAGGCCTCCGCCGACGAGAAGGCCGAGCTGCTCAAGCGCGCGGAACAGCTCAAGGCCGACGTCAAGGCCGCCGACGCCGAGCGCGACGCGGCCGACAGCGAGACCCAGGAGCTCCTCCTCCAGCTGGGCAACCTCGTCCACCCCGACGTCCCCGTCGGCGGCGAGGAGGACTTCGTCACGCTGGAGACGCACGGCGACATCCGTGACTTCGCGGCCGAGGGCTTCGAGCCCAAGGACCACCTGGAGCTCGGCACGATCCTCGGCGCCATCGACACCGAGCGCGGCGCCAAGGTCTCCGGCTCGCGCTTCTACTTCCTGACGGGTATCGGCGCCCTCCTCGAACTCGCCCTGGTCAACGCGGCGATCGCCCAGGCCACCGCAGCCGGCTTCACCCCGATGCTGACCCCGGCGCTGGTCCGCCCGCAGTCCATGGCCGGCACCGGTTTCCTCGGCCAGGCCGCCCAGGACGTCTATCACCTCGACAAGGACGACCTGTACCTGGTCGGCACGTCCGAGGTCGCGCTCGCGGCGTACCACATGGACGAGATCATCGACGCCGACCGCCTCCCCCTGCGCTACGCGGGCTTCTCCCCCTGCTTCCGCCGCGAGGCCGGTTCGCACGGCAAGGACACCCGGGGCATCTTCCGCGTCCACCAGTTCGACAAGGTCGAGATGTTCTCGTACGTCGCGCCGGAGGACTCGCAGGCCGAGCACCAGCGCCTGCTGGACTGGGAGAAGCAGTGGCTGACGTCGCTCGAACTGCCCTTCCGGGTCATCGACGTCGCCTCCGCCGACCTCGGCTCCTCGGCCTCGCGCAAGTTCGACTGCGAGGCGTGGATCCCGACCCAGGGCAAATACCGCGAGCTGACCTCGACGTCCGACTGCACGGAGTACCAGTCGCGCCGACTGCAGATCCGCTTCCGTGACGGCAAGCAGGTCAAGCCGCTGGCCACGCTCAACGGCACGCTCTGCGCCGTCCCGCGCACCATCGTGGCGATCCTGGAGAACCACCAGCAGGCCGACGGATCGGTCCGCGTCCCCGAGATCCTCCGCCCCTACCTGGGCGGCCGCGAGGTGCTGGAGCCGGTAGCCAAGTGA
- a CDS encoding copper resistance CopC/CopD family protein, with amino-acid sequence MSRLRPLLLLLFATVGALLAGAVPVSAHAALTGSDPQQGSVVQEAPDQVSLTFSEKVAVSDGSVRVYDPKGKEADTGEVTDLGGNSYAVGLHSGLPDGTFTVTYQVVSADSHPVSGAFTFSVGAPSKTTVAVPEQGAGGGLVGGLYGFARYLSYAGFILLVGGAAFVLACWQRGAGVRPVQRLVVSGWLTLTTATLAMLLLRGSYTGSGKLGDIVDLDLLSQVLQTKTGAALVSRLLLLAAAALFIAVLFGAYARRDEETEDDEDTEDTTDSEPASEGDADSEKDTDSAHDADSEKDDVSLQRDLTFGLAIGGGVVAAGLAASWAMAEHASTGIQTGLSMPLDVLHLLAVAAWLGGLATLLVALFRAPVDAQIETGAVRRFSRVAFGSVLVLTATGIYQSWRQVGSWSALTGTSYGQLLLVKIGLVAVLVGIAWISRRWTSQLAEAPTAVDTEAAEAKEPVTAHATGGSTKATGEGSGRAAQSEGSERAAQLARQRAAMASAREKRMRNADPGRTGLRRSVLAEAGVAVVLLAVTTVLTATEPGRTVEEAEAAKAAVTQQDETSGALALDMSFDTGGKNGQGVARLQIDPARVGANEMHVYVQRPDGKPFDVPEVKVAFTLEAKKIGPLPVVPDRVTTGHWTASGVQIPMAGDWKIEITVRTSEIDQVTVSKNAKIG; translated from the coding sequence GTGAGCCGGTTGAGGCCGTTGCTGTTGCTGTTGTTCGCCACCGTCGGAGCGCTGCTCGCCGGTGCCGTGCCCGTCTCCGCGCACGCCGCGCTGACGGGCAGCGACCCGCAACAGGGGTCCGTGGTCCAGGAGGCACCGGACCAGGTGTCGCTCACCTTCTCCGAGAAGGTCGCGGTGTCCGACGGCTCGGTGCGCGTGTACGACCCCAAGGGCAAGGAGGCCGACACCGGCGAGGTCACCGACCTGGGCGGCAACAGCTACGCCGTCGGGCTGCACTCGGGCCTGCCCGACGGCACGTTCACCGTCACCTACCAGGTCGTCTCGGCGGACAGCCACCCCGTCTCCGGCGCCTTCACCTTCTCGGTGGGGGCGCCGTCCAAGACGACGGTCGCGGTACCCGAGCAGGGGGCCGGCGGTGGGCTCGTCGGCGGCCTCTACGGCTTCGCGCGCTATCTGTCGTACGCCGGTTTCATCCTGCTGGTCGGCGGCGCGGCCTTCGTGCTGGCCTGCTGGCAGCGCGGGGCCGGGGTACGGCCCGTGCAGCGGCTCGTGGTCTCCGGGTGGCTCACGCTGACCACGGCCACCCTCGCGATGCTACTGCTGCGCGGCTCCTACACCGGTTCCGGCAAGCTCGGCGACATCGTCGACCTCGACCTCCTCAGCCAGGTCCTGCAGACGAAGACCGGCGCCGCCCTCGTCTCCCGACTCCTGCTCCTCGCCGCGGCGGCACTCTTCATCGCCGTGCTCTTCGGCGCGTACGCCCGACGGGACGAGGAGACCGAGGACGACGAAGACACCGAGGACACGACCGACTCCGAGCCGGCATCCGAAGGGGACGCCGACTCCGAAAAGGACACCGACTCCGCACACGACGCGGACTCCGAGAAGGACGACGTGTCCCTCCAGCGGGACCTCACCTTCGGGCTGGCCATCGGCGGGGGCGTGGTCGCGGCCGGGCTCGCCGCGAGCTGGGCGATGGCCGAGCACGCCTCGACCGGTATCCAGACCGGCCTCTCGATGCCCCTGGACGTCCTGCACCTGCTGGCCGTCGCCGCCTGGCTGGGCGGCCTCGCGACGCTGCTCGTGGCTCTCTTCCGGGCACCCGTCGACGCGCAGATCGAGACCGGTGCCGTACGACGGTTCTCCCGGGTCGCCTTCGGCAGTGTGCTCGTACTGACCGCGACCGGGATCTACCAGTCGTGGCGCCAGGTCGGCAGCTGGTCCGCGCTGACCGGCACGTCGTACGGGCAGCTCCTCCTCGTGAAGATCGGCCTGGTGGCCGTACTGGTCGGGATCGCCTGGATCTCCCGCCGCTGGACGTCGCAGCTGGCGGAGGCGCCGACGGCGGTGGACACCGAAGCCGCCGAGGCGAAGGAGCCGGTGACCGCGCACGCCACAGGCGGCTCCACGAAGGCGACCGGCGAGGGTTCCGGGCGGGCCGCGCAGAGCGAGGGCTCCGAGCGGGCCGCTCAGCTCGCCCGGCAGCGGGCGGCGATGGCGAGCGCGCGCGAGAAGCGGATGCGGAACGCGGATCCGGGCCGTACGGGGCTGCGTCGGTCCGTGCTGGCGGAGGCGGGCGTCGCCGTCGTCCTGCTCGCCGTCACGACGGTGCTGACAGCCACCGAACCGGGGCGCACGGTGGAGGAGGCCGAGGCGGCCAAGGCTGCCGTGACGCAGCAGGACGAGACGTCGGGGGCGCTGGCGCTGGACATGTCGTTCGACACCGGGGGCAAGAACGGCCAGGGCGTGGCCCGGCTGCAGATCGACCCCGCGCGGGTGGGCGCCAACGAGATGCACGTCTATGTCCAGCGGCCCGACGGCAAGCCCTTCGACGTCCCCGAGGTGAAGGTCGCCTTCACCCTGGAGGCCAAGAAGATCGGCCCCCTGCCCGTGGTCCCCGACCGCGTCACCACCGGCCACTGGACGGCGAGTGGCGTACAGATCCCCATGGCGGGCGACTGGAAGATCGAGATCACCGTACGGACATCCGAGATCGACCAGGTCACCGTCAGCAAGAACGCGAAGATCGGCTGA
- a CDS encoding HAD family hydrolase, giving the protein MSEAAATGGSTDSGETTMSAALGASVAEGSAVSEPSATLPGFPYKLIATDLDGTLLRSDDSVSRRTREALAAATAAGAAHIVVTGRAVPWTRHILDDLGYRGLAVCGQGAQVYDAGEHRLLTAVTLDRQLAAVALAKIEAEVGPLHLAASRAGLAGEILVGSGYALHGSLPTTPLTDVSELWAAPLNKIYIQHPTLTSDELTEASRQAAGGFVTVAMAGEGIVELLPLGLTKATGLSLAARRLGAKRTDTIAFGDMPNDIPMFTWAAHGVAMANAHVDLKAVADEVTSSNEDDGIAEVLERLLP; this is encoded by the coding sequence GTGAGCGAAGCGGCAGCCACCGGGGGCTCCACGGACTCCGGCGAGACCACGATGTCCGCAGCCCTCGGGGCGTCCGTCGCCGAGGGCTCTGCGGTCTCCGAACCGTCCGCGACACTCCCGGGCTTCCCGTACAAGCTGATCGCGACCGACCTCGACGGAACGCTTCTCCGCTCCGACGACTCGGTCTCCCGGCGCACCCGTGAAGCGCTCGCCGCGGCCACCGCGGCGGGCGCCGCCCACATCGTCGTCACCGGCCGGGCCGTCCCCTGGACCCGCCACATCCTCGACGACCTCGGCTACCGGGGACTGGCCGTCTGCGGCCAGGGCGCACAGGTCTACGACGCCGGGGAGCACCGGCTGCTCACGGCGGTCACCCTGGACCGGCAGCTCGCCGCGGTCGCGCTCGCCAAGATCGAGGCGGAGGTCGGCCCCCTGCACCTGGCCGCCAGCCGCGCGGGCCTGGCCGGCGAGATCCTGGTCGGCTCGGGGTACGCCCTGCACGGCTCGCTCCCCACCACTCCGCTCACGGACGTGTCCGAGCTCTGGGCGGCCCCGCTGAACAAGATCTACATACAGCACCCCACGCTGACCTCCGACGAACTCACCGAGGCCTCCCGCCAGGCCGCCGGCGGCTTCGTCACGGTCGCCATGGCCGGCGAGGGCATCGTCGAGCTGCTCCCCCTCGGCCTCACCAAGGCCACCGGTCTCTCCCTCGCCGCCCGCCGCCTCGGCGCGAAGCGCACGGACACCATCGCCTTCGGCGACATGCCCAACGACATCCCCATGTTCACCTGGGCCGCCCACGGCGTGGCCATGGCCAACGCCCACGTCGACCTCAAGGCTGTCGCCGACGAGGTGACCTCCTCGAACGAGGACGACGGCATCGCCGAGGTACTCGAACGCCTGCTCCCCTGA
- the pheA gene encoding prephenate dehydratase, producing MPASYVYLGPEGTFTEVALRTLPESATRELVPMVSVPAALDAVRNGEAEAAFVPIENSVEGGITTTLDELVAGAPLMIYREVLLSITFALLVRPGTQLSDIKTVTAHPAAQPQVRNWMKANLPPDVVWESAASNADGARLVQEGRYDAAFAGEFAASRYGLEALETEIHDAENAQTRFVLVGRPARPAAPTGSDKTSVVIWQRDDHPGGLRDLLGEFAVRGVNLMLLQSRPTGEGIGNYCFAIDAEGHISDRRVAEALMGLKRVCLQVRFLGSYPRADAATAKVRPTLPGTSDAEFVAASDWVARCQDGRF from the coding sequence ATGCCAGCCAGCTACGTGTACCTCGGCCCCGAGGGCACCTTCACCGAGGTCGCCCTGCGCACGCTGCCGGAGTCCGCGACCCGCGAGCTCGTCCCGATGGTGTCCGTGCCCGCCGCACTCGACGCCGTCCGCAACGGCGAGGCCGAGGCCGCGTTCGTCCCGATCGAGAACTCCGTGGAGGGCGGCATCACGACCACGCTCGACGAGCTGGTCGCCGGCGCCCCGCTGATGATCTACCGCGAGGTGCTCCTCTCGATCACCTTCGCGCTCCTGGTCCGACCGGGCACCCAGCTCTCGGACATCAAGACGGTCACCGCCCACCCGGCCGCTCAGCCGCAGGTCCGCAACTGGATGAAGGCCAACCTCCCGCCCGACGTCGTCTGGGAGTCCGCCGCCTCGAACGCCGACGGCGCCCGTCTCGTCCAGGAGGGCCGTTACGACGCCGCCTTCGCCGGCGAGTTCGCGGCCTCGCGGTACGGCCTTGAGGCCCTGGAGACCGAGATCCACGACGCGGAGAACGCCCAGACCCGGTTCGTCCTGGTCGGCCGTCCCGCCCGGCCCGCCGCCCCGACCGGCTCCGACAAGACGTCCGTCGTCATCTGGCAGCGCGACGACCACCCCGGCGGACTGCGCGACCTGCTCGGCGAGTTCGCCGTCCGCGGTGTCAACCTCATGCTCCTGCAGTCCCGCCCGACCGGCGAGGGCATCGGCAACTACTGCTTCGCCATCGATGCCGAGGGCCATATCTCCGACCGGCGGGTGGCGGAGGCGCTGATGGGCCTCAAGCGGGTCTGCCTCCAGGTCCGCTTCCTCGGTTCGTACCCGCGTGCGGACGCCGCCACCGCGAAGGTCCGGCCCACGCTGCCGGGCACCTCCGACGCCGAGTTCGTGGCCGCGTCGGACTGGGTGGCGCGCTGCCAGGACGGCCGCTTCTGA